One Danio rerio strain Tuebingen ecotype United States chromosome 22, GRCz12tu, whole genome shotgun sequence genomic window carries:
- the LOC100007966 gene encoding uncharacterized protein: MKTRGKQRSNNIKKPLTRSRTKSKLLKRRAESPHTCEQCGESFKRKGLLTNHIRVHTGEKPFACDHCGASFRMKGYLREHMTIHTGLRPHTCDQCGLSFRLKGNLRDHMTIHTDDKPHKCDQCGKSFRCLRGVKRHLRIHSGVKSFACDHCDKTFFRPDTLKDHLKVHTKEKPYPCSLCGKSFSQMSTLNIHLKRHRGVKNHMCFDCGKTFVRDAELKLHQRVHTGQFYKCSHCNKKIKSAQYLKVHERMHTGEKPYKCSYCDKRFVDSMTVRMHERTHTGENPYHCPQCGKSFRYSRSLLSHIRKQCKKAQ, encoded by the coding sequence ATGAAGACCCGGGGGAAGCAGAGGagtaataacataaaaaaacctCTGACCCGCTCGCGGACTAAAAGTAAGTTACTGAAAAGAAGAGCAGAGAGCCCACACACTTGTGAACAATGTGGAGAGAGTTTCAAACGAAAAGGACTCCTTACAAATCACATAAGAGTTCATACAGGAGAGAAACCGTTTGCGTGCGATCACTGTGGAGCGAGTTTCAGGATGAAAGGATATCTTAGGGAACACATGACAATTCACACCGGACTGAGGCCTCACACGTGCGATCAATGCGGACTGAGTTTCAGGCTAAAAGGAAATCTTAGGGATCACATGACTATTCACACTGACGATAAGCCACATAAATGCGATCaatgcgggaagagtttcagatGCTTGCGGGGTGTTAAAAGACATCTGCGTATTCATTCTGGAGTCAAATCGTTTGCTTGTGATCACTGCGATAAAACCTTTTTTAGGCCGGATACTCTGAAGGATCACTTAAAAGTTCATACGAAGGAGAAACCGTACCCGTGTTCcttgtgtgggaagagttttagtcAGATGAGCACTTTAAATATACACCTGAAAAGACACAGGGGGGTGAAGAACCACATGTGCTTTGATTGTGGAAAGACGTTTGTTAGAGATGCGGAGCTAAAGCTGCACCAGAGAGTTCACACTGGACAGTTTTACAAGTGTTCACATTGTAACAAGAAAATAAAATCCGCACAGTATCTGAAAGTACACGAGAGGatgcacactggagagaaaccgtacaagtgttcataCTGTGACAAGAGATTTGTTGATTCAATGACTGTCAGAATGCATGAGAGGACCCACACTGGTGAGAATCCCTATCactgccctcagtgtgggaagagtttcaggtaTTCTCGCTCATTACTCTCTCATATAAGAAAGCAATGCAAAAAAGCTCAGTAG